In a genomic window of Brucella anthropi ATCC 49188:
- a CDS encoding lysophospholipid acyltransferase family protein codes for MQSGDSPGQTTGHKKQGFAKRLWRRIRGPLAQSAVVKAMLVWLITSYFKLVYFTNSRLKESADPQALVGKDDPFIVTFWHGQHLMGPFICPKGIELVAMFSRSADAELNARVAEKLGLLTVRGSGGRGSRSKPEKGGARALLTLKNALKNGQSASIIADIAHGKAREAGEGIILLAKLSGRPIIPVAYAFSRNHVLEKSWDKTTIPLPFGRSIIVRGDNVWVDADADETQLEEKRMELTRQLNDATVKAYAALEKAK; via the coding sequence ATGCAAAGCGGAGATAGTCCGGGTCAGACCACCGGGCATAAGAAGCAAGGATTCGCGAAGCGCCTCTGGCGACGTATTCGCGGGCCGCTGGCGCAGTCTGCCGTGGTTAAAGCCATGCTGGTCTGGCTGATCACCTCCTACTTCAAGCTTGTCTATTTCACAAATTCTCGCTTGAAAGAATCAGCAGACCCACAGGCGCTGGTGGGTAAGGACGATCCTTTCATCGTGACTTTCTGGCATGGGCAACATCTCATGGGACCGTTCATCTGCCCCAAGGGAATTGAACTTGTCGCCATGTTTTCGCGCAGTGCAGATGCGGAACTGAACGCTCGTGTTGCGGAAAAACTTGGATTGTTGACAGTGCGTGGCTCTGGTGGACGAGGTTCTCGCTCCAAGCCTGAAAAGGGAGGCGCACGCGCGCTTCTGACGTTGAAGAATGCTCTCAAAAACGGGCAATCGGCATCAATTATAGCGGACATCGCTCACGGCAAAGCGCGTGAGGCCGGAGAAGGCATCATTTTATTGGCGAAATTGTCCGGTCGTCCAATAATACCGGTTGCTTATGCTTTCTCGCGGAACCATGTTCTGGAAAAGTCCTGGGATAAAACGACGATTCCGCTGCCCTTTGGGCGTTCGATTATCGTGCGCGGCGACAATGTATGGGTCGACGCGGATGCCGATGAAACGCAATTGGAAGAAAAACGCATGGAGCTAACGCGCCAACTCAACGACGCGACCGTCAAGGCCTATGCTGCGTTGGAGAAAGCGAAATGA
- a CDS encoding monovalent cation:proton antiporter-2 (CPA2) family protein, whose translation MVATGGSLYLQCLMILGGAIIAAPLFKRLGLGTVLGYLAAGITIGPVARLIADGEDFLHFSELGVVFLLFIIGLELKPSRLWALRQSIFGLGTAQVLLCGAALTTLGIYFAGLSPEAGIIIGFGLALSSTAFAMQVLEDRAETNQKHGQRAFSILLFQDLAIVPILAIIPALSPTEPSQASAGFHLATAIAAIAALVVAGRYLINPMFRIIANTGAREVMIAAALFVVLGSASLLQAAGLSMAMGAFIAGVLLAESSYRHELEADIEPFRGIFLGLFFVAVGLSLNLTVIVQYWKVILLAVPIFMATKIAIIYLLCRVFRSNHNDAVRIAFLLPQGGEFAFVLFSAASAASIVSSALGSELVAAVTVSMALTPLSVLIGSKLLIKDKTVDEIEENFEGAGSDVLMIGFSRYGQIASQILLAGGIDVTVIDSSPNRVRAAGKFGFRIYFGDGTRKDVLEAAGIRKAKIVAICTHKKETTNHIINLIQSEYPDVRLFVRSYDREHTLQLRAQGVEYELRETFESGLLFGQRTLEGLGIAETQAYEIREDVRQRDEDRLHVQASEGIMAGRHLLFNKPVTPEPLVKPVREGQRIDKGADDIVSASSSSDTVGSPVPAE comes from the coding sequence ATGGTTGCAACTGGCGGAAGTCTCTACCTGCAGTGTCTGATGATTTTGGGCGGTGCGATTATCGCTGCGCCGCTGTTCAAGCGATTAGGGCTTGGTACAGTCCTCGGCTATCTTGCGGCAGGCATCACGATTGGCCCCGTAGCTCGCCTCATTGCAGACGGAGAAGATTTTCTGCACTTCTCCGAGCTTGGCGTTGTCTTTCTTCTCTTCATCATCGGACTTGAGCTGAAACCCTCAAGACTTTGGGCGTTGCGCCAATCGATCTTCGGTCTTGGTACCGCGCAGGTTCTGCTTTGTGGAGCAGCCCTCACTACTCTTGGCATTTACTTTGCGGGCCTCAGCCCCGAAGCAGGGATCATCATCGGTTTCGGTCTCGCGCTTTCGTCTACGGCATTTGCCATGCAGGTTTTGGAGGACCGGGCCGAAACGAACCAGAAACACGGTCAACGTGCTTTTTCGATCCTGCTGTTCCAGGACCTCGCCATCGTGCCGATCCTTGCAATTATTCCGGCACTTTCGCCGACCGAACCGTCGCAGGCGAGCGCGGGTTTCCACCTTGCCACAGCAATTGCGGCCATCGCGGCACTGGTGGTCGCCGGACGTTATCTCATCAATCCGATGTTCCGCATTATCGCCAATACCGGCGCTCGCGAAGTGATGATCGCAGCAGCGCTTTTTGTGGTGCTCGGATCAGCCAGCCTGCTTCAGGCGGCTGGCCTTTCGATGGCCATGGGTGCATTTATCGCCGGTGTTTTGCTGGCGGAATCATCCTACCGACACGAACTTGAAGCGGATATCGAACCATTTCGCGGAATCTTTCTCGGATTGTTTTTCGTGGCGGTTGGTCTTTCGCTGAACCTCACTGTGATCGTACAGTATTGGAAGGTTATCCTTCTTGCTGTTCCCATTTTCATGGCAACCAAGATCGCGATCATCTATCTGCTGTGCCGTGTCTTCCGGTCCAACCATAACGATGCTGTGCGAATTGCGTTTCTTCTGCCGCAAGGCGGCGAATTTGCCTTTGTTCTTTTCTCGGCAGCTTCTGCCGCATCCATAGTCTCAAGCGCACTCGGTTCAGAGCTTGTAGCCGCCGTCACCGTATCCATGGCGCTAACACCGCTTTCCGTTTTGATTGGCTCAAAGCTGCTTATCAAGGACAAGACTGTCGATGAAATTGAGGAAAACTTCGAAGGTGCCGGTTCTGACGTATTGATGATCGGCTTCTCGCGATACGGTCAGATTGCATCGCAAATCCTGCTCGCTGGCGGTATCGACGTAACCGTGATTGACAGTTCGCCCAATCGCGTGCGTGCTGCCGGAAAATTTGGCTTCCGTATTTATTTTGGCGACGGTACTCGTAAAGACGTGCTGGAAGCGGCAGGTATAAGAAAAGCGAAGATCGTTGCCATCTGTACCCACAAGAAGGAAACGACCAACCACATCATCAACCTTATACAATCCGAATACCCGGATGTGCGGCTGTTCGTTCGTTCATATGATCGGGAACATACGCTGCAACTGCGCGCTCAAGGTGTCGAGTATGAACTGCGCGAAACGTTCGAATCCGGTTTGCTGTTTGGTCAGCGTACACTCGAAGGGCTCGGCATAGCCGAAACCCAAGCCTACGAAATTCGTGAAGACGTTCGCCAGCGCGACGAAGATCGTCTCCACGTGCAGGCTTCGGAAGGAATCATGGCTGGTCGCCATCTGCTCTTCAACAAACCGGTCACACCAGAGCCTCTGGTCAAACCTGTCCGCGAAGGTCAGCGCATCGACAAAGGCGCGGATGATATCGTATCCGCCTCGTCGTCAAGTGACACAGTCGGATCACCCGTTCCGGCGGAATAG
- the waaA gene encoding lipid IV(A) 3-deoxy-D-manno-octulosonic acid transferase has protein sequence MSERWARNMLSAYRALGSAAYPFMGPYIAYRASRGKEERMRRGERYGKSAIARPQGPVIWAHAASVGETVAITPLIERIAATGIHIVLTTGTVTSAKVVADQLGSKVIHQYAPLDLQPAVNKFLNHWKPDLAIGCESEVWPATVLSLGSRHTPQVLVNGRMSDRSFAVWQKRPALAEALFENFAYVVAQSELDADRFRTLGARPVSVSGNLKVDTNPPPADPQALAALQRQIGGRRTWAAISTHDGEEAITAEVHQMLKVRYPHLVTIIVPRHPDRAAAIQAMLAEKGLKVARRSANEPIEADTDILLGDTIGEMGLYLQLTEIAFIGNSLTKEGGHNPLEPAMMGTAVLTGRNVQNFRESFQRLIKNGGARIVKDRNMLAGAINFLFNNPQHLRAMINAGVSTVRDMRGALDRTLVALEPFIQPLILQAQLPGNRNEAAYQTGGH, from the coding sequence ATGAGCGAACGCTGGGCGCGCAATATGTTGTCTGCCTACCGTGCACTCGGTTCCGCGGCCTATCCATTTATGGGGCCTTACATCGCCTATCGTGCGTCTCGCGGCAAGGAAGAGCGCATGCGTCGCGGCGAGCGCTACGGCAAATCCGCCATAGCACGTCCGCAAGGACCGGTTATCTGGGCCCACGCGGCAAGCGTTGGTGAAACCGTCGCGATCACGCCATTGATTGAGCGGATCGCTGCGACTGGTATCCATATCGTGCTGACGACAGGTACTGTGACTTCGGCAAAAGTTGTCGCAGATCAGTTAGGTAGTAAGGTCATTCACCAATACGCGCCGCTGGATTTGCAACCGGCGGTCAACAAGTTTCTCAACCACTGGAAACCTGATCTTGCCATCGGTTGTGAATCTGAAGTCTGGCCTGCTACTGTGCTTTCACTCGGCAGTCGCCACACGCCGCAGGTTCTGGTCAACGGGCGCATGTCTGATCGCTCCTTTGCTGTCTGGCAGAAAAGACCGGCTCTGGCCGAAGCGCTCTTTGAAAATTTTGCCTATGTGGTCGCACAGTCGGAACTAGATGCAGATCGCTTTCGTACGCTGGGAGCGCGGCCTGTCAGTGTTTCAGGTAATCTCAAGGTCGATACGAATCCGCCGCCGGCTGATCCACAGGCTCTGGCCGCATTGCAACGCCAGATCGGTGGACGGAGAACGTGGGCCGCAATTTCGACCCATGACGGCGAAGAAGCGATCACAGCAGAAGTTCATCAGATGCTGAAAGTACGCTATCCGCATCTTGTCACGATCATCGTGCCGCGTCATCCAGATCGTGCTGCGGCCATTCAGGCTATGCTGGCTGAAAAGGGGCTCAAGGTTGCGCGTCGCAGCGCCAATGAGCCGATTGAAGCTGACACAGATATCCTGCTCGGAGATACCATTGGGGAGATGGGACTTTATCTCCAGCTCACCGAAATAGCATTTATTGGCAATTCGCTGACCAAGGAAGGTGGACACAACCCTCTGGAACCGGCGATGATGGGAACTGCTGTGCTAACAGGACGAAATGTCCAGAATTTTCGTGAATCCTTCCAACGCCTCATCAAGAATGGGGGCGCACGCATTGTGAAGGATCGCAATATGCTCGCAGGAGCGATCAATTTCCTGTTCAACAACCCTCAGCATCTCCGTGCCATGATCAATGCTGGGGTGAGCACGGTCAGGGATATGCGCGGCGCACTGGATCGTACGCTTGTCGCACTCGAGCCGTTTATCCAGCCATTGATCCTGCAGGCACAGTTACCCGGCAATCGCAATGAGGCTGCCTATCAGACAGGCGGTCACTGA
- a CDS encoding 3'(2'),5'-bisphosphate nucleotidase CysQ produces MPETDKHNEIVSELTLLRDAAREAGRIAMRYFGRSPEVWLKDGSSPVSEADLAVDRYLKDVLLKARPDYGWISEETVDERAAEKRSRAFVVDPIDGTRAYIAGQDQWCISIAVVENGRPLAGVLECPARNELIEAGKGVGASQNGAVIRVRLPLPGEQVTIASARNMVTALPESWRDRAKIHPYVPSLAYRIAMVARGDIAGTFIRPNSHDWDLAAADLILSESGGAILTSDALPIQYGGPTLSHGALVAASGDLLQEMLSVVAG; encoded by the coding sequence TTGCCGGAAACTGACAAGCACAACGAAATTGTCAGTGAACTGACGCTTCTGCGTGATGCTGCGCGTGAAGCCGGACGTATCGCGATGCGCTACTTTGGTCGTTCTCCGGAAGTCTGGCTGAAGGATGGTTCATCGCCCGTCAGTGAAGCTGATCTGGCCGTTGACCGCTATCTAAAGGATGTCCTTTTGAAAGCGCGGCCAGATTATGGCTGGATATCGGAAGAGACCGTCGATGAACGGGCAGCTGAAAAACGCAGCCGCGCCTTCGTTGTCGATCCGATTGACGGCACCCGTGCATACATCGCTGGGCAGGATCAATGGTGTATTAGCATAGCCGTTGTGGAAAATGGCCGCCCGTTGGCCGGCGTTCTGGAATGTCCGGCGCGCAACGAGCTCATCGAAGCAGGGAAAGGCGTTGGGGCTTCACAAAACGGTGCTGTCATACGTGTCAGATTACCATTGCCCGGTGAACAGGTGACAATAGCATCAGCCCGCAATATGGTGACGGCACTCCCGGAAAGCTGGCGGGATCGTGCAAAGATTCATCCCTACGTTCCCTCGCTGGCCTACCGTATCGCTATGGTGGCGCGCGGAGATATAGCGGGCACCTTCATTCGGCCAAATTCACATGATTGGGATTTGGCAGCAGCTGATCTGATCCTGAGTGAGTCGGGCGGGGCAATCCTGACAAGCGATGCCCTACCGATCCAGTATGGTGGTCCGACGTTGAGCCATGGCGCTCTCGTTGCCGCCAGCGGAGACCTTCTGCAAGAAATGTTGAGTGTTGTCGCGGGCTGA
- a CDS encoding M16 family metallopeptidase, translated as MLTLNFRRVFDFRYAGSAVGVLAASVTLLIVCALPARAIEIQEVVSPKGIHAWLVEDDSVPLISMRFSFKGGTSQDPSGKEGLANLMTGLFDEGAGDLKSDAFQEKIDNLGAEMSFSATQDSVSGGIRMLAENRDAATNLLALSVNKPRFDQDAIDRIRQQVVASIESSQRNPSTIASRKFSEVLYGNHPYARPDDGTVKSLQSITRDDLVNFHRKNFARDRLTIGVVGSINAKDLEALLDKVFGDLPAMAELVPVPDAKLALGTTTSLNFDMPQTSISFVYPAIPRKDPEFFAAYLMNHILGGGFTSRLYAEVREKRGLAYSVSSSMVMRDHVSALMISTATRPDKAQESLKIIREQVAAMAADGPTEEELAAAKNFLKGSYAVNNLDSSAAIAETLVSLQEAELPRDYIDKRSELIDAVTLDQVKAIAKKLLEAEPAILIFGPAQS; from the coding sequence ATTCTTACGTTGAACTTCAGACGTGTTTTCGACTTTCGCTATGCCGGGTCGGCTGTGGGTGTTCTTGCCGCATCCGTGACATTGTTGATCGTGTGCGCCTTGCCGGCGCGCGCAATCGAAATTCAGGAAGTTGTTTCGCCAAAAGGTATTCATGCCTGGCTGGTAGAAGACGATTCAGTCCCGCTTATTTCCATGCGGTTCTCATTCAAGGGTGGCACATCGCAGGATCCTTCCGGGAAGGAAGGGTTGGCTAACCTGATGACAGGGCTGTTCGATGAGGGGGCGGGCGACCTGAAATCGGATGCGTTTCAGGAGAAGATAGACAATCTGGGCGCGGAAATGAGCTTTTCTGCAACACAGGATTCCGTTTCGGGCGGTATTCGCATGCTCGCGGAAAATCGCGACGCAGCCACAAACTTGCTTGCTCTTTCTGTCAACAAGCCTCGCTTCGACCAAGATGCTATTGATCGTATTCGACAGCAGGTGGTTGCGAGTATCGAATCCTCACAACGCAACCCTTCGACGATTGCATCGCGTAAGTTCTCCGAAGTTCTCTATGGGAACCATCCTTATGCACGTCCCGATGATGGCACGGTGAAATCACTGCAGTCGATCACGCGTGACGATCTGGTGAACTTTCACCGCAAGAACTTTGCGCGTGACCGTCTGACTATCGGCGTTGTGGGTTCGATCAATGCGAAGGATTTGGAGGCGTTGCTGGATAAGGTGTTCGGCGATCTCCCCGCGATGGCCGAACTGGTTCCTGTACCCGATGCCAAACTGGCACTTGGCACGACGACCAGCCTCAATTTCGATATGCCGCAGACCTCGATCAGCTTTGTCTATCCGGCTATTCCGCGCAAGGATCCCGAATTCTTTGCAGCCTATCTGATGAACCATATTCTGGGTGGTGGCTTTACATCGCGTCTTTATGCCGAAGTGCGTGAAAAGCGTGGCCTTGCCTATTCGGTATCGTCATCCATGGTCATGCGTGATCATGTTTCGGCATTGATGATTTCGACTGCGACCCGTCCTGACAAAGCGCAGGAATCCCTGAAGATTATCCGCGAGCAGGTTGCTGCTATGGCCGCGGACGGGCCCACGGAAGAAGAACTTGCTGCTGCCAAAAACTTCCTCAAGGGATCTTACGCCGTCAACAATCTGGATTCATCCGCCGCTATTGCTGAAACTCTCGTTAGCTTGCAGGAAGCAGAACTTCCGCGTGATTATATCGACAAGCGCTCGGAGTTGATTGATGCTGTAACGTTGGATCAGGTCAAGGCTATTGCTAAGAAACTGCTTGAAGCGGAACCGGCAATATTGATTTTCGGCCCGGCCCAAAGCTAA
- a CDS encoding M16 family metallopeptidase, which produces MNNPSLRRLLLSTALGFVLALPVASGAVRAESQPAAAAETQPAPVSPPVAEQTALPEIIQSDGVSHFTLPNGLEVVVIPDHRAPVVTQMIWYHVGSADEAPGVSGIAHFLEHLMFKGTKNHPAGEFSAKVASIGGQENAFTSYDYTAYFQRVSPEALEMVMQFESDRMENLVLNEEAVKTERDVILEERRMRVDSNPASMLMENSDAVLFYNHPYRKPVIGWQQEMEKLSLKNAIDFYQQYYTPNNATLIIAGDVSPERVRELTLKTWAKVPKRAEVLPRERPQEPAKHAARVVTLHDERVSTPSFRVSWLVPSYANEKRFPNVKPGDAPALDLLSEILGGSLRSRLYQELIVKQGIAANTGASYGGDALDDGTFSVYGAPRNGATLGDVEKAVEAEVARIIKDGVSQTELDQARNRFLKAVIFARDSQTGMSRIYGSSLSVGQTVDDIQKWPEVIKGVTVDQIKDVATRYLVKDQSVTSYLLPPDAEPESARENPDASAGSAGANGAGGAIQ; this is translated from the coding sequence GTGAATAACCCCTCACTCCGGCGCTTGCTGTTGTCCACCGCCTTGGGTTTCGTGCTGGCTTTACCGGTGGCAAGCGGTGCAGTCCGGGCAGAAAGCCAACCTGCCGCTGCCGCCGAAACGCAACCAGCGCCCGTGTCGCCCCCAGTCGCTGAACAAACAGCGCTTCCAGAAATCATCCAGTCGGATGGGGTCAGTCATTTCACATTGCCAAATGGTCTGGAAGTGGTTGTCATCCCCGATCATCGCGCTCCAGTCGTGACCCAGATGATCTGGTACCATGTAGGGTCGGCCGATGAAGCGCCCGGCGTTTCAGGTATCGCGCATTTCCTCGAACATCTGATGTTCAAGGGTACGAAGAACCACCCAGCTGGCGAGTTTTCGGCGAAAGTCGCCTCCATCGGCGGGCAAGAAAACGCCTTCACCTCCTATGATTATACGGCCTATTTCCAGCGGGTATCTCCCGAAGCGCTGGAAATGGTGATGCAGTTCGAGTCGGACCGGATGGAAAATCTGGTGCTCAATGAAGAAGCGGTGAAAACCGAACGGGATGTCATTCTGGAAGAACGCCGGATGCGAGTTGATTCCAATCCGGCTTCCATGCTGATGGAGAATAGCGACGCTGTTCTTTTCTATAACCATCCTTATCGCAAGCCTGTAATTGGCTGGCAGCAGGAAATGGAAAAGCTAAGCCTCAAGAACGCCATCGACTTTTATCAGCAATATTACACACCGAATAATGCAACGCTCATCATCGCTGGAGACGTTTCACCGGAACGCGTACGCGAGCTGACGTTGAAGACATGGGCAAAGGTGCCGAAACGCGCCGAAGTTCTGCCGCGTGAGCGTCCTCAGGAGCCCGCGAAGCACGCCGCCCGCGTCGTGACGTTGCACGATGAGCGTGTAAGCACCCCCTCATTCCGTGTGTCGTGGCTTGTTCCTTCCTATGCGAACGAAAAACGGTTTCCGAATGTAAAACCAGGGGATGCCCCCGCCCTTGATCTACTGAGCGAAATTCTCGGCGGTTCGTTGCGTTCACGCCTTTATCAGGAATTGATCGTCAAGCAGGGTATCGCTGCCAATACTGGCGCGAGCTATGGTGGCGATGCGCTTGATGACGGCACGTTTTCTGTATATGGCGCGCCGCGCAATGGCGCGACGCTTGGCGATGTCGAAAAAGCCGTTGAAGCCGAAGTGGCACGGATCATCAAAGACGGCGTAAGCCAGACCGAGCTCGATCAAGCTCGCAATCGTTTCCTGAAAGCGGTTATCTTTGCACGCGACAGCCAGACAGGTATGTCCCGGATTTATGGCTCGTCGCTGTCTGTTGGGCAAACGGTTGACGATATCCAGAAATGGCCGGAGGTCATCAAGGGTGTGACAGTCGATCAGATCAAGGATGTGGCGACGCGTTATCTCGTTAAAGACCAATCGGTAACGAGTTACCTGCTTCCTCCGGACGCCGAGCCGGAGAGCGCTCGCGAGAACCCGGATGCGTCAGCGGGAAGCGCCGGGGCCAATGGTGCGGGAGGAGCGATCCAGTGA
- the rsmD gene encoding 16S rRNA (guanine(966)-N(2))-methyltransferase RsmD has protein sequence MRIVGGRFRGRALVTPSTNAIRPTTDRTRESLFNILAHNFPNKVEGARVLDLFAGTGALGLEALSRGARYATFVEESAEGRGLLRQNIEAFSLQGHTKILRRDACQLGIVGTMEPFDLVFADPPYGRRMGEKAFLSALQGGWLNPDALLVLEEDAEAALELDERFVVLEERNYGGTIIRLIQLKAAG, from the coding sequence GTGCGGATCGTCGGCGGTAGGTTCCGCGGGCGTGCGCTCGTAACACCTTCGACCAACGCCATTCGTCCCACCACCGATCGCACACGCGAGAGCCTGTTCAACATCCTCGCGCATAATTTCCCCAACAAGGTAGAGGGCGCACGCGTCCTCGACCTATTTGCAGGGACAGGCGCGCTTGGTCTTGAGGCCCTATCGCGCGGTGCGCGCTACGCGACCTTCGTGGAAGAATCTGCGGAGGGGCGGGGATTGTTGCGTCAGAATATCGAGGCTTTCAGTCTGCAGGGGCACACCAAGATTTTGCGGCGCGACGCCTGTCAGTTGGGTATCGTCGGTACGATGGAGCCGTTCGACCTGGTTTTTGCCGATCCGCCTTATGGGCGGCGTATGGGGGAAAAGGCATTTTTGTCTGCACTTCAAGGTGGTTGGCTTAATCCTGACGCACTTTTGGTGCTTGAAGAAGATGCTGAGGCGGCGCTCGAGCTTGATGAGCGATTCGTCGTGTTGGAAGAGCGCAACTACGGGGGCACGATTATTCGGCTGATCCAGTTGAAAGCCGCCGGTTGA
- a CDS encoding TldD/PmbA family protein, with the protein MISDNSAEKLVDRAAVLVAAAKRAGADQADAVVMRARSVSVSVRLGKVEGTESSESDDFALRVFVGRRIASVSANASADPDRLAERAVAMARVAPEDPYEQLADPSLLVVSPRDLDLYDSTEIDSDRLTQDALATEAAALAVSGVTNSGGAGASRSLGGLVLVTSTGFSGHYAATRFGRSVSAIAGEGTKMERDYDFSSRLHFSDLDTPDDIGRRAGERAVRRLGARQAKTGPVTVIYDPRLARGIAGHLASAINGASVARKTSFLRDSLGKQVLKNGINVTDNPLRVRGSSSRPFDGEGIEGQSLTMVEDGVLKHWLLSGSSARELGLQGNGRGVRSGSGVSPASTNFAIEPGSQSPEELIRAIGTGFYVTEVFGQGVDMITGQYSRGASGFWIENGELAYPISEVTIASNLKDMFLNMTPASDIDRNFGMTAPTLAIEGMTLAGN; encoded by the coding sequence ATGATTTCAGATAATTCGGCGGAGAAACTTGTCGATCGCGCAGCCGTTCTCGTGGCTGCAGCCAAACGGGCGGGAGCTGATCAGGCTGACGCAGTCGTGATGCGGGCACGGTCAGTTAGCGTATCAGTGAGGTTGGGCAAGGTTGAGGGAACCGAATCGTCGGAAAGTGATGATTTCGCTCTGCGCGTTTTTGTAGGCCGTCGCATTGCGAGTGTTTCTGCCAATGCGAGCGCCGATCCCGACCGTCTCGCCGAGCGTGCCGTTGCTATGGCACGCGTTGCGCCGGAGGATCCCTATGAGCAACTCGCAGACCCATCGCTGCTTGTTGTTTCGCCTCGTGATCTTGATCTCTACGATTCAACGGAAATCGATTCCGATCGTTTGACGCAGGACGCACTTGCGACGGAAGCAGCTGCACTCGCAGTCAGCGGCGTGACGAATTCAGGTGGAGCTGGTGCCTCGCGCAGCCTTGGTGGTCTGGTGCTGGTCACATCGACAGGCTTTTCGGGGCATTATGCTGCTACACGCTTTGGACGATCGGTCTCGGCCATTGCGGGCGAGGGCACGAAAATGGAGCGCGATTATGATTTCAGTTCGCGCCTGCATTTTTCTGATCTTGATACGCCTGATGATATCGGTCGTCGCGCTGGTGAGCGCGCTGTGCGGCGGTTGGGTGCACGTCAGGCAAAGACGGGGCCTGTCACAGTTATCTACGATCCTCGCCTTGCGCGCGGTATTGCGGGACATCTTGCAAGCGCGATTAATGGCGCTTCTGTTGCACGCAAGACGAGTTTTCTTCGTGACAGTCTCGGTAAACAGGTTCTCAAGAACGGCATAAATGTTACTGACAATCCGCTGCGTGTGCGCGGTTCGTCTTCGCGTCCGTTCGACGGCGAAGGGATTGAGGGGCAATCTTTGACGATGGTGGAGGATGGCGTTCTCAAACACTGGCTGCTTTCTGGATCGAGCGCCCGGGAACTGGGCCTGCAAGGCAATGGTCGTGGTGTTCGTTCGGGCTCTGGCGTTTCGCCTGCTTCAACCAATTTTGCCATCGAGCCCGGTTCGCAGTCGCCGGAGGAATTGATCCGTGCAATTGGCACAGGTTTTTATGTGACAGAGGTGTTCGGGCAGGGTGTTGACATGATCACGGGCCAATATAGCCGCGGCGCATCGGGGTTCTGGATCGAAAATGGCGAACTTGCCTACCCGATCAGTGAAGTGACGATTGCTTCGAACCTCAAGGACATGTTCCTCAATATGACACCCGCCTCCGATATTGATCGAAACTTCGGGATGACAGCACCGACACTCGCAATTGAAGGCATGACTCTTGCCGGAAACTGA
- a CDS encoding DUF4170 domain-containing protein has translation MSVEGDKKQLLHLVFGGELKKLGTVEFRDLENVDIVGIYPDYESAKTAWKSKAQQTVDNAHMRYFIVHLHRLLDPEGVTLKAD, from the coding sequence ATGAGCGTCGAAGGCGACAAAAAGCAGCTTCTTCATCTGGTGTTCGGCGGTGAGCTGAAAAAGCTCGGTACCGTTGAGTTCCGCGATCTTGAAAACGTCGATATCGTTGGCATCTACCCGGATTACGAGTCGGCCAAGACCGCATGGAAGTCGAAGGCACAGCAAACAGTAGACAATGCTCATATGCGCTATTTCATCGTGCACCTGCATCGGTTGCTCGATCCAGAAGGCGTGACGCTGAAGGCGGATTGA
- a CDS encoding patatin-like phospholipase family protein yields the protein MEKAVPSSPRIAVAFGGGGARGIAHIHIVEVLDELGIKPVAIAGSSIGSIVGAGMASGMTGKEVHEYMAAIFNRRSEVAKRMWQTRPARWVELLKGGLRVSQFNIEKVLDVFLPASLPMNVEELKIPMTITAADFHAAREIHIRDGDLHSAIAASCAIPPVFAPVRRDGRILVDGGLFNPVPFDLLFDEADIVIGIDVVGTPVGPDDYMPTTFEAVIGANQLTMCSIIENKFRIRPPHIFIRPNVERIGLLDFLKFEQILSQSASVRDELKRALELTVEGKVVPINSTLAT from the coding sequence TTGGAAAAGGCAGTGCCGTCATCGCCCCGAATTGCCGTCGCTTTCGGCGGAGGTGGGGCACGCGGCATTGCCCACATCCATATTGTCGAGGTGCTCGATGAACTTGGTATCAAACCGGTTGCAATTGCAGGCTCGTCGATAGGTTCGATTGTTGGCGCCGGAATGGCGAGCGGCATGACGGGCAAGGAAGTTCATGAATATATGGCGGCGATTTTCAATCGCCGCTCCGAAGTCGCAAAGCGTATGTGGCAGACCCGCCCTGCGCGCTGGGTAGAATTGCTGAAAGGTGGCTTGCGCGTCAGCCAGTTCAATATCGAAAAGGTGCTGGACGTCTTTTTGCCTGCAAGCCTGCCGATGAATGTAGAAGAGCTGAAAATCCCGATGACTATCACAGCGGCGGACTTTCACGCCGCTCGGGAAATCCATATTCGCGATGGCGATCTGCATTCGGCCATCGCAGCATCCTGTGCCATACCACCAGTTTTCGCACCAGTACGCCGGGATGGCCGCATTCTGGTCGATGGCGGCTTGTTCAATCCAGTACCCTTTGATCTGCTGTTTGATGAGGCCGATATTGTCATCGGCATCGACGTTGTCGGCACGCCGGTCGGACCAGATGACTACATGCCAACCACATTCGAGGCAGTGATCGGGGCGAACCAGCTGACCATGTGCTCCATCATCGAAAACAAATTTCGAATTCGCCCCCCGCATATTTTCATTCGCCCTAATGTCGAGCGGATCGGTCTTCTGGATTTCCTGAAGTTCGAACAGATATTGTCACAGAGCGCCAGTGTTCGCGACGAACTGAAACGTGCTCTCGAACTGACAGTTGAGGGAAAAGTGGTGCCGATAAATTCAACGCTTGCAACCTGA